The genome window CAAAGCCGATATGCAGAAGCGCAAAATCCCCGGCCTCTCCATCGCCGTCGTCAAGAATGGCCGGGTCATCAAGACCAAAGGTTACGGGCTGGCGAACGTCGAGTCGAACGTGCCGGCGACGCCGGAAACGATCTATCAATCCGGCTCGGTCGGTAAACAGTTCACCGCGACCCTCGTGATGATGCTGGTCGAAGAAGGCAAGATGAGCCTCGACGATCACATCAGCAAATACATCCCCGACGCGCCCGACATCTGGAAAGCCATCACCATCCGTCATCTGCTGACGCACACGTCGGGCATTTCAAATAAGCTTTACGACCAGATCAACATGCGGCGCGATTACACCGAAGACGAGCTGGTGGAAAAGATCGCTGGCATACCGCTCGACTTCCAGCCGGGCACGAAATGGAACTACAGCAACCCCGGCTATGTCCTGCTCGGCATTCTCATCCATAAAGCGACCGGCAAGTTTTATGGTGACTTGCTGAAAGAGAGAATCTTCGCGCCGCTCGATATGACTACCGCGCGCATCATCAGCGAGGCCGACATCATTCCGAACCGCGCCGCTGGCTACCGCCTGGTGAAAGGCGAGCTGAAAAATCAAGAGTGGGTGTCGCCCCTGCTCAACACGACCGCCGACGGCAGCCTCTATTTAACCGTCTACGATATGGCGAAGTGGGACGCGGCGCTTTACACGGAGCGCCTGCTCAAGCGCGCCAGCCTTGAGCAGATGTGGACGCCGGTGAAACTCGCAAGCGGCAAGACACAGCCTTATGGCTTCGGCTGGGAGCTCGGCGACGTCAATGGTCATCACATCATCGAGCACGGGGGCGCGTGGCAAGGGTTCACGACTTACATCGCGCGCTACGTTGACGACAAGCTAACGGTGATCGTGCTCACCAACCGCGCCGGCGCAGACCCGGGTCGCGTCGCGCACGGCATCGCCGGCCTTTACAACCCGGAGCTTGCGCCGCAAACGCGTTAAGCCGCGCCCACTACCCAGCGCGACTTATTGCGCCTTGCGCCTTGCGCGACTAGCGGCGCATTCTGTTTGTCGTGCCGACCATTGCTGAAGCCATCCGTGAAGGAGCGCGCCGGCTCGAACAGGCGGGCGAGAGCGGAGCGCGCCGCACTGCCGGCCTGTTACTGGCACATCGGCTCAAGGTTGACCGCACACACCTGCTCACGCATCCCGAACAAGCGATTAGTGCGGAAGCCCTGCAAGCGTTCTTGCAGATGATCGAGCGGCGCGCGGCGGGCGAGCCCGTGCAGTACATCACCGGGCATCAGGAATTCTACGGGCGCGACTTTCTGGTCACGCCTGCCGTGTTGATCCCGCGACCGGAAACCGAATTTCTCGTCGAGCGTGTGCTGGCGCTGGTGGGCGATATGCAACAGGCCGCGCCGCTCATCGTTGACCTGGGGACAGGGTCGGGCTGCATCGCCGTGACGCTCGCCGTCGAGCTGCCCGCCGCCCGCCTGGTCGCCACAGATATTTCCGGCGCGGCGCTCGCCGTCGCCCGGCAGAACGCGGCGCGACACGGCGTCGGCGCGCGCATCGAATTTTACGAAGGCGACCTGATGGCGCCGCTTACAGAGGCGGGGCTGGACAATCGTGTAGACATCCTCGCCTCGAATCCGCCTTACGTGGCCGAGAATCAGCCGGAGCTGGTGCAGCGCGACGTGCGCGAGTTCGAGCCGCACGGGGCATTGTTCGGCGGGGCAGACGGGCTCAGCTTTTACCGCCGCCTGCTGGTCGAAGCCTTCGGCGTAGTCAGGCCGGGCGGCTTTCTCGTTTGTGAGATTGGCTACAGTCAGCTCGATCCCATAGCAGAGCTGGTCGCGGCATCGCGCTGGCAGTTGGTCGAAATCATCCACGACCTGCAAGGCATTGCGCGCACGCTGGTCATTCGCAAGTCCGTGGAAGGCGCCCGCCGCCCTTTGCTCGATGAGTGAATCAATGAAGAAGACCGTTTCAATCATCCTGGCGCTGGCCTGTGTGTCGGGAAATATCGGTCTCACGCTAGCCGGCGGCGCGTTGCGACAAGCGCCGCTGCGTGTGGCGATTGTCGGCTTCAACGGCGTCAGGGTGGGTGAGCAGGCTGGCGACGATCCGCTACAAAAAGCCTTGCGCGCGGCGCTGGCGCGGCGCGCGCAGATCACGCTGATCGAGCCATTGCAGGTCGAGCCGGCGGTCGCGGGCGTCGGCTACGACGGCTCAATCAACATGAGCCGCGACGAGGCGCGGCGGCTGGGCGCGGCCATCGGCTGTGACTTCTTCATCACCGGCAAGCGCGACCTGTTTACGCGCAGCGAGGCGAAGGCCGAGTCACACGAAGAGGCGCTTGTCGGCGTGATGCTCGTTGATGCGCGCACCGGCGAGCTGGCGGCTTTTGATTTCATCAACGAAAAAGCGGCGACTCGCGCCGCCGCAATCGAAGCCGTGATGAAAACTCTGGCGACCCGCGCCGCCGGTTACGCCGAGCGCATGATGGCCCACCGCGCTCGCGGCATGGCGCAGCAATCCGGCGAGCCTGTCGAACACATCGAAGAGCTGCCCGACGCGGATACGGCTGCTGGAGCCGGTTTCAAGCCGCCGGAGTTCCTAAACCGCGTCAAGCCCGAATACACCAGCGAAGCCGAGCGCGCCGACATCACCGCCACCGTCGAAGCCGCGGCGGTCTTTCGCGCCGATGGCACGGTGGGCGAAATCACGATCACGCGCTGGGCCGGGTTTGGCCTTGATGAAGCGGCGGCGGCCACCATTCGCCAGTTGAAATTCAAACCGGCGACGCGCGAGGGCCGGGCGGTCAGCGTGCGCGCCACTGTGCGTTATAACTTCCGCCGCCTCCGCCCGACTTCATGACCGCTCGTCTAAGAGCGCTTCACTCATTCATCCCGTGGTCGGCAAGTTTGACCAGCTCATCAATCGTCAGGTTGTTGAAGCCGCGCGCCTTCATCTTCTCAATGAAGCGCGCGTTGACGCCGTGATCCTGCATCCGCACCAACTGATCGAGCGGCGGGCGGCCATAGCCTGCGGCTTCGATCTCGCGGATAAACTTCGCGGTAACGCCGTGGTCAACCAGCCGTGTCAATTGCTCAAGCGGTATCTCGTTATGGCCGAACGACGCAATCTCGCGAATATAATCCGGCGTGACCCCATGATCTACGGTGCGAATCAAGGTCTGCACCGGCAGGTTCTTGTAGCCGAGCGCGTCCAGCTCTTTGATGAAGCTGACCGTCACGCCGTGATCGACCATGCGGGTCAACAGGTCAACCGACTGCACGTTGTAGCCTTGCGCCTTCAAGGCGCGCAGGTATTCGAGGCTGACGCCGTGATCGCCCATACGCACCAGTTGATCGAGCGTCGGGCGCTCGTAGCCCTGCGCCTGTAACTCGTCGAGCAACCCGAGGCCGGTGTCGCTCAGGGCCAGCCTGAACAACTGTGTATCGGTGGGCGCTTCATAGTTCCGTCGTTTCAGCTCGGCGACAAAAGCCGGATTGGCGGCAAAGACGAAGTGGCCCGATCCTCTGCCGTTCTTAAACCAGCCTTCGCAGTTGAAGGTGCCGGCGTCGCGCACCAGTTGAAATTGCACGTTGGTGCCGGCAGACATCATCTGCGCCGACCCGAGGCCGCGCAACTGGTCGAGCGCCAGCCGCGAACCGTGCATGCTCCGTCCCCTGCCCTGCTGCTCGGATGAATAAATCAACTCCAGGTGCAGCCAGTTCGCGTCGCGGCCCGGCTCGATGATCCACTGGCCGGTGTGCGCTTCTTCAGCCCGCGCTTGCGGCGCTGAGACATCGGCGTGCGTCCGCAGAAAGACCAGCCCGCCGCCGAACCACACGGCCACGGCCACCAGCGCCGCGAGCCCGATTCCGTAAATCATCCGCCGCTTTTCAACTCTGCCGACCTGCCCAAGCTCATTGATATTTTTCATGGCGAACCTCCCGTCAGGCTTATTTGTCGAAGCCGTGAATGCGCAGCTCGATCAGCTTATCAATCGTCAGATCGTTGAAGCCGCGGGCTTTCATCTTCTCGATGTAAGCCGGCGTCACCCCGTGAATGCGCATCGCGACAAATTGATCTATCGAGACGCGGTCATAGCCTTGCGCTTTGACCTCTTTGATGAAGTCCGTGCTGACGCCATGAATGCGCATCGCCACCAGTTCATCAATCGGCACTCGATCATAGCCCAGCTCGCGCAGCTCTTTGATGAACTCGATCTTGACGCCGTGAATGCGCATGGCGACCAGCTCATCTATCGGCGGGCGCTCGTAGCCGTACTCCTGCAAGCCGCGAATGAAATCGGTGCTGACGCCGTGGATGCGCATCGCCACCAGTTGATCGACCTGCGGCTTTTCGTAGCCGAGCGATTTAACTTCCTTGATGTAATCGGGGGTCACGCCGTGGATGCGCATGGCGATCAGCTCGTCAACCGGCTGGCGGTCGTAGCCGGCGGCCTTCAGCTCGTTGATGAACTGCGGGCCGGCCCCGTGAATGCGCATGGCGATCAGGTTGTCGAGCGACAGGTGATCGTAACCGAGGGCGCTAAGCTCGCGGATGAAATTCAGATGAACGTCAATCACCGCCAGCGAGAAGAGTTGCTCGTCGGTGAGCTTGCCATAGCCGAGGCTCTCCATCTGGCCGGCGAACGCCTGGCTGGGCGCGAAACTGAAGTGGCCCGAGCCGTTGCCGTTCTTGAACCAGCCTTCACAGTTGAAGGTGCCGGCGTCGCGCACGATCTGGAACTGCACAGGCGAGCCGTTGCTCTGCATCATCGTCATGCTCAAGCCTTTGAGGCTGTCCTGCTTGATGTCGAATGACGAAGTCGAATGAAAGTGGTGGCCCTTCTCATTGCCGCCGCGCTGCACGGTTAAGTAAAGGCTATCGCTCGAAGGCTTCGATTCGATAATCCATTCGCCGGTGATGGCCTCAAGCGGCGCCGCCGCGGGCTCAGGCATCGCCGCATTATGCGCGGCGGTCGAACGCATGCCGAAGTAGCAGGCGAGCAGCGCCAGCGCCATACAGGTGGCGCGCAATGCCTGCTTCCATCCCATAGCAGGGCGGCGCGTCGGCCGGTCTGAGGTGCGTTGATGGATTTCCGTCTTCATTGCTTTCCCTCCCTGACGAGACACAACTCGGCTGTCGAGAGCGGGTCTCGTATCTGGGTTCTACGGTATTGCAGCAGAGCACTTGCCGCCGTTTATTGTTTGCGCGGGCCCGGAACAATGTTCAGCCGCCGCAACTCGATGATCTGTTCGAGCGTCGCATCTTTGAACCCACGGCTCTTGACCGTTTCGATGAATTCAGATGAGACGTTGTGAATGCGTAACTCGACGAGTTGATCCGCCGTCGGCTTGAACCCGAGCGCTTGAATAGCTTTGATGAAGCTCGGCGTGACCCCATGAATTCTGAAGCCGACCAGGTCGTCCGCCGAAAGGTTGGTATAGCCGGTGCCTTCCATCTCTTTGATGAATTCCGGCGTAACCCCATGAATCCGCATCGCCGTCAGGTCGTCGGCAGAGAGGTTGCCGCGGATGTAGCCGCGCATCGTCTGCACGAAGGCGCTGGTGACGCCGTGGATACGGAAGGCGATCAGGTCATCGGGCGAAATGTGGTCGAAGCCCAGCCCCTTCACTTCTTGAACGAAAGCCGGCGTGACGCCATGAATGCGAAACGCCACCAGATCATCCGCTGAAAGGTGATCGTAGCCGGCAGCTTTCCACTCGGACATAAACTCAGGGGTGACCCCGTGAATGCGGAAGGCGACCAGATCGTCCGGTGAAAGATTGGCAAGGCCCGCCGCTTTCATCTCGGACATAAATTGCGGCGTGACCCCATGAATCTTGAACGCCACCAGCTCATCAGCCGGCAGCTTCTTGTTGAACAAAGCGTTCATCTCGTGGATGAAGGCCGGCGTGACGCCATGAATCTTGAAGGCGACCACATCGTCAACCGACAGGTTGCTGTAGCCCTCGGCGGCCAGGCCGCTGAGGAAGTCAGCGCCCGACTCGCTCTGTTGCTCGGCCTGCTCGGTGGCCGGCGTTTCAACCGTCGCCGTTGATTCACTCTGCTGCTCGCTCTGGCTCTCGACGGTTTCGGATTGCGTTTCGTGAGCCGGCTCAAGCGGTTTCGGCGCGGCAGCCGGCGCGCGCTGATCCGCTTTGTCAGTGGCCCGCGCTACGGACGCGGCGGACGAATCATCCGCGGTCGCTTTCGTGATCTCGCCGGAAAAAATCCTCGCCTGCGCGCCGGCAAGCAGGCCGCACACCATCGCCAGGGCAATGACACCTGCGAGCCACGATTCAAAGCGGTGCGAAGGTCGCGCAGGGTTGCCGACCAGCCGCTGGATGCGGCGCATCAGCACGCCGCCCGAAGCCGCGACCGCCAGTTGCGGAGCGACACCACGCATCTGCTCAAGCTCGGCCAGGGCTCGCGCATAGACCAGCACGTTGCCGCAGGTGGCGACCGCCAGATCGTCGCAGCAATGCTCGCGCTCCTGGCGAATTTGTGATGAAAGCCACCAGACCGCCGGGTGGTAAAAGAGCAAAGTCTCGACTGCCGTTTGCAGCAGGTTAACCAGATAATCGTAACGCTTGATGTGTCCAAGCTCGTGCGCCAACAGCGCCTCTAACTGTGCCGCGTTCAGCCCGGTCAGCGCGCTCGTCGGCACCAGGATGACAGGTCGCAGCCAGCCGATGACGGTCGGCACTTCGACCAGTACGGACTCGCACAGACGCACGGGCCGCGACACCCGAAGGCGCTCGCAAAGCTCCGCGAGCTTGGCTTGCCATTGCTCTAACAACGGGCTGGCTTCCCGCCGCTTGAGCCGCTGCGCGACGAACAAGCCGCCGAGAAAACGGAACGACAGAAACAGCACGCCTGCAAACCAGACGGCCACCAGCCACGGCATGAGCGAAACGAATCGCTGCCGCGCCCACAGCGGCCATGACGACATCGGCGCATCCGCATTGGCCGGGGCGACCGCTTGAGTTGTCGCGACCGGCACGCTCTGCGACGCGCCGAACCCGACGGGCGGCGTCGCCTCGCTGGCACCGGCTTGCCTGTGGCCTTCAAGCGACGCGCCTGTCGGTGAGTAGACCGTGGTCTGTCGCATCAATGCTTCGCCCGGCGTCTGTGACGTCGCGCGCGCGATGATGAAGCCCGTCACCATCGGCAGCAATAGCATCAACAGCATCGCCGCGCAGGCGACCGCGTAGCGCAGGTTGGCGGCGCGCTGGCGCAGCGCCGACGCCAGCCCGGCATAAAGCAAAGCGACCAGCGCGCCCTGCCAGATGAAGTGGACGAGCGCCCAGCCCAGGGCTTGAATGAGCGGTTTGCTTAACAGCATCTCCAGTGTGTTCATCGCCGACCTCGCTCGACTTCATCAAGTATTTTGCGAATCTCTGAAAGCTCGCTGGCCGACGTCTTCTGGGTCGCCAGCGCCTGCATGACGAGGC of Blastocatellia bacterium contains these proteins:
- a CDS encoding serine hydrolase domain-containing protein, which encodes MNRTRRLAYAALLFFLSLNASAALAQDDKIDLFVKADMQKRKIPGLSIAVVKNGRVIKTKGYGLANVESNVPATPETIYQSGSVGKQFTATLVMMLVEEGKMSLDDHISKYIPDAPDIWKAITIRHLLTHTSGISNKLYDQINMRRDYTEDELVEKIAGIPLDFQPGTKWNYSNPGYVLLGILIHKATGKFYGDLLKERIFAPLDMTTARIISEADIIPNRAAGYRLVKGELKNQEWVSPLLNTTADGSLYLTVYDMAKWDAALYTERLLKRASLEQMWTPVKLASGKTQPYGFGWELGDVNGHHIIEHGGAWQGFTTYIARYVDDKLTVIVLTNRAGADPGRVAHGIAGLYNPELAPQTR
- the prmC gene encoding peptide chain release factor N(5)-glutamine methyltransferase encodes the protein MPTIAEAIREGARRLEQAGESGARRTAGLLLAHRLKVDRTHLLTHPEQAISAEALQAFLQMIERRAAGEPVQYITGHQEFYGRDFLVTPAVLIPRPETEFLVERVLALVGDMQQAAPLIVDLGTGSGCIAVTLAVELPAARLVATDISGAALAVARQNAARHGVGARIEFYEGDLMAPLTEAGLDNRVDILASNPPYVAENQPELVQRDVREFEPHGALFGGADGLSFYRRLLVEAFGVVRPGGFLVCEIGYSQLDPIAELVAASRWQLVEIIHDLQGIARTLVIRKSVEGARRPLLDE
- a CDS encoding energy transducer TonB; its protein translation is MKKTVSIILALACVSGNIGLTLAGGALRQAPLRVAIVGFNGVRVGEQAGDDPLQKALRAALARRAQITLIEPLQVEPAVAGVGYDGSINMSRDEARRLGAAIGCDFFITGKRDLFTRSEAKAESHEEALVGVMLVDARTGELAAFDFINEKAATRAAAIEAVMKTLATRAAGYAERMMAHRARGMAQQSGEPVEHIEELPDADTAAGAGFKPPEFLNRVKPEYTSEAERADITATVEAAAVFRADGTVGEITITRWAGFGLDEAAAATIRQLKFKPATREGRAVSVRATVRYNFRRLRPTS
- a CDS encoding 4-hydroxy-3-methylbut-2-enyl diphosphate reductase; its protein translation is MKTEIHQRTSDRPTRRPAMGWKQALRATCMALALLACYFGMRSTAAHNAAMPEPAAAPLEAITGEWIIESKPSSDSLYLTVQRGGNEKGHHFHSTSSFDIKQDSLKGLSMTMMQSNGSPVQFQIVRDAGTFNCEGWFKNGNGSGHFSFAPSQAFAGQMESLGYGKLTDEQLFSLAVIDVHLNFIRELSALGYDHLSLDNLIAMRIHGAGPQFINELKAAGYDRQPVDELIAMRIHGVTPDYIKEVKSLGYEKPQVDQLVAMRIHGVSTDFIRGLQEYGYERPPIDELVAMRIHGVKIEFIKELRELGYDRVPIDELVAMRIHGVSTDFIKEVKAQGYDRVSIDQFVAMRIHGVTPAYIEKMKARGFNDLTIDKLIELRIHGFDK
- a CDS encoding M56 family metallopeptidase; protein product: MNTLEMLLSKPLIQALGWALVHFIWQGALVALLYAGLASALRQRAANLRYAVACAAMLLMLLLPMVTGFIIARATSQTPGEALMRQTTVYSPTGASLEGHRQAGASEATPPVGFGASQSVPVATTQAVAPANADAPMSSWPLWARQRFVSLMPWLVAVWFAGVLFLSFRFLGGLFVAQRLKRREASPLLEQWQAKLAELCERLRVSRPVRLCESVLVEVPTVIGWLRPVILVPTSALTGLNAAQLEALLAHELGHIKRYDYLVNLLQTAVETLLFYHPAVWWLSSQIRQEREHCCDDLAVATCGNVLVYARALAELEQMRGVAPQLAVAASGGVLMRRIQRLVGNPARPSHRFESWLAGVIALAMVCGLLAGAQARIFSGEITKATADDSSAASVARATDKADQRAPAAAPKPLEPAHETQSETVESQSEQQSESTATVETPATEQAEQQSESGADFLSGLAAEGYSNLSVDDVVAFKIHGVTPAFIHEMNALFNKKLPADELVAFKIHGVTPQFMSEMKAAGLANLSPDDLVAFRIHGVTPEFMSEWKAAGYDHLSADDLVAFRIHGVTPAFVQEVKGLGFDHISPDDLIAFRIHGVTSAFVQTMRGYIRGNLSADDLTAMRIHGVTPEFIKEMEGTGYTNLSADDLVGFRIHGVTPSFIKAIQALGFKPTADQLVELRIHNVSSEFIETVKSRGFKDATLEQIIELRRLNIVPGPRKQ